CCGCAGGACCGGCGTTGACCGGATCGCGGGTGGTGGCGAAGTTTTGCAGTGCGTAGAAGCCTCCTTCGGCAGCGATCCACTTCACGACCTCACCCCCCGCACCTGCATGTTCCAGCGTCAACGCCTCAGGTGGCGGGCCACAAGTGGCAACCGAGCCGCAGCGCGGCAGCGCGACCCCCGCTGTTTTCACCTTGGCCTCTCCAGCCCTCAGCACACGTTCGGCCAACTGGAAAGATGCTTGCCGACGGTTGAGGCTGCCGGCCATTTTTTCCTGGAGCGTTGCGTTTTGCAGAGAAGACAGGCCGAGCATCGTCAGCAACAACAAAAAAACCAGGCTGACGATCAGCGCAGTGCCGCGTTGATCGGTGGCGAAATGAGCAGTCATGAAAGGCACCTCAACCGAGCCGATTGCGTAAAGCGGCGACCATACTGAACGTCTGTTCTTTGACCCGTTGCGCAGGGTCAGACAACGTCAATGTGATGCGTACGCTGCGTATCAGCGCAGGGTTGTCCGGGGCTTCGACGTAGCGCGAAACGAGTCTTTGAGCAGGCGAGTCTGCGACACCAAAAAGCACACTGAAGGCGCTGACATTGCTGATAAGCGCTGCCCCGTTCAGCCTCAAGTCAGCCGCCCGTGCATTGAACGCATAAACGTGCCGCTGAACCGGAAAGCTCAGTTCTCCCACCCCAGCGCCTTGGGAATAGGCAGTTGCCGCCATGGCGCAATCGGTGCGGACGGTCCAGACCGGCTCGCCTTGTTGCCCGTCAACGCTGGCCGTGACCAGCGTCAGGCTCTGAGCGCTCGCCTGCCAGTGAATCGGGTTTTGGAATGCACCGGCGAAGTCGCCTTTATCACTGGCATCCCTCACCGACGCCAGACACCCAAACGTGCCCACCATGCGAATGTCCTGCGCCAGCTTGTTGAGCACAAACCGCGCATCCTCTTGCAGGTTCGCGGACGCCATCTGGCTCAGATACGTGTCCTTCGAGCTGATGAACATCTGCGTGAGCGCCACTGCCATCACCAGACTCAGCGTCAACGCCACCATCAGCTCAATCAAGCCAAAGCCTCTCGAGCGACGACTCACGGCGTGCCTCCCGCGCCGACCGATACAACGCTGCTGAGCGTGTACGTTTCCAGCTGACCGTTTTGCCCGGAGCCGCGGGCGTCGCTCCAGTCGATTGCGACTGTCACCGCGTCGCCGGCAACCGAGATTCGGCCATCAGCAGTGTCGCCTGCCATCTGCCGGACATTCATGGCGAAATCGAACAGGTCTTGATGTCGAGGATTGTCGAGGTCCGCCGAGGTTGGCGCCTGGCTCAACCCGGCAAGTGCATAGCTGGCATCCGGGTTCGCCCGCATGCGCTCAAGCATGTCCTGAGCGATGAAACCCGCTTGGGTGCGGCGTAACGCGCTGTCGGTATATTTGAGGGCATTGATCTGCACCGCAGCCGCGCCCAGCACGCCGACGGACAGAATCAGCAACGCAACCATGACCTCAATCAGCGTCATCCCTGACTGATCACTTCCCTGTTTTAGCGTCATCAACGACGTCTCCAAAGTCCATTTGCAGGACTCATTGAAGCCGGTTATCGCAAGACTGCCCGCGTTAAAGCAGTCGAGTGTGTAACCGCTATTTGCCGACACAACGGCTCACAACACAGCGACTCAAACCGCTTGCCCGCACAGCGAATTGCGGGTTTGCTTGGCGCCCTGCGCAAGGAGTGGCGCAGGTGTAAAACGCCCACAGGGAGGCCGCGCCGTTGAGACAGTCAGGGTTCACGTTGGTGGAGTTATTGGTGGTGTTGGTACTGATCGCGATCATCGCAGGGATTGCGCTGCCAGCGTTCAACAGTCTGATTGAATCGCAACGCCGCCAGGATGCCGCTCAACAGTTGGTCAGTGGAATTCGCATGGCCCGGGCAGAGGCCATCGCGCGCAATCAGGTGGTGGTCATCGCGCCGATCAAAGGAGAATGGAGCCTTGGCTGGACGACCTTCGTTGACACCAATCGCAACGGATTGATGGATGACGATGAACCCTCACTGGCAGAACGTTCGGGTTACCGAAACGTCAAGGTAGCCGCCAACAGCAAGGTGAAACACTCGATTGCCTTCGACAGCACAGGCGGTTCCACCAACAGTGGTACGGGTAACGGCACGTTGTTCATCTGCGAGAAAGGCCGAGCGGCCAGCCAGCATCGCGTGATATTGGCGCCGTCCGGGCGAACCCGGATTGCGAACGATGAGGTTATAACCGCGTTGTGCGGCTAAGGCCTCACAGCAACGACTTGACCCGCAGTTCTTTAGGCATCGAGAACGTGATGTTCTCTTCACGGCCAGCCAGCTCATCAGCGCCGACCGCGCCCCACGCCTGCAGTTGTTGAATCACGCCACGCACCAATACTTCCGGGGCCGATGCGCCGGCCGTGATGCCAATGCGCTCGACACCGTCGAACCAGCTGCGCTGCATGTCTTCGGCGCCATCGATCAAATACGCAGGCGTTTCCATGCGCTCAGCAAGCTCGCGCAGACGGTTTGAGTTGGAGCTGTTCGGGCTGCCCACCACCAACACCACGTCGCACTCATCAGCCAGTTGCTTGACCGCGTCCTGGCGGTTTTGCGTGGCGTAGCAAATGTCGTCCTTGCGCGGCCCGCCAATGCTCGGAAAACGCACACGCAAGGCGTCAATCACTCGACTGGTGTCGTCCATCGAAAGCGTGGTCTGGGTCACGAATGCCAGCTTTTCAGGATTGACCACTTGCAGATTAGCGACGTCTTTTTCGTCCTCAACCAGATAGATGGCGCCACCACTGCTGGCGTCGTACTGGCCCATGGTGCCTTCGACTTCGGGATGCCCTGCGTGGCCTATCAAGATGCACTCATGGCCATCGCGGCTGTAGCGCGCCACCTCGATGTGTACCTTGGTCACCAGCGGGCAGGTGGCGTCGAATACCTTGAGGCCACGGCCAGCTGCTTCTGTACGCACGGCCTGGGACACGCCGTGAGCACTGAAAATCACGATGACGTCGTCCGGCACCTGATCGAGCTCCTCGACGAAGATCGCGCCGCGAGTACGCAGGTCTTCAACGACGAATTTGTTATGAACCACTTCGTGGCGCACATAGATCGGCGGGCCAAACACTTCCAGTGCGCGATTGACGATTTCGATCGCGCGGTCCACCCCGGCGCAGAAGCCACGTGGGTTGGCGAGCTTGATTTGCATGATGTGCCTCGTATCTACGCGCAGTGAAACATATAAACGAAAAGGCCCCGACCGAAGCCGAGGCCAAGTGCGCCGCGACTCGTCAGAGCGCTTTGACCTCGAAGATTTCAACTTCGAAGGTCAATGTTTTGCCCGACAACGGATGGTTGAAGTCGATGGTCACTTGATCATCGTCAAACGCCTTCACCACGCCGGGCAGCTCGGTGTTGGCCGCGTCGTTGAAAATCACCAGCAGCCCTTCCGACAGTTCCATGTTCTGGAACTGAGAACGCGCGATGACCTGCACATTTTGTGGGTTTGGCTGGCCGAATGCGTTTTCAGGCAGTACTTCAAGGATACGTTTGTCGCCTGCCTTGAAACCGAACAACAGCGCTTCAAAGCCAGGCATCAGGTTGCCATCGCCGACTTTGAAGGTGGCTGGAGCCTTATCGAACGTGCTGTCGACGGTATCGCCGTTCTCCAGACGCAGCGCAAAGTGCAACGTGACTTCCGTGTTCTGACCGATGCGTTGTTCCTGTGCAGCGGCTTCGGTCAATAACTGATCAGTCATGAGCTGGCTCTCCGGTTTTCTTGCTCTTGAACATGTCCAGAGCAAGCATGATCGCGCCTAAGGTGATGGAGCTATCGGCAATGTTGAACGCCGGAAATCCGTGTTCTTTCCAGTGCACGAAGATGAAGTCGATCACGTGCCCGATGGCGACGCGATCGTACAGATTTCCCAGCGCGCCACCGAGCACCAACGCCAGTGCAATCGCCAGCCAGGTGTCGTCACGGCCCAGCCGCTTGAGCCAGATGACCAGTACAACGCTCACCACGAGGGCGATCAGGGCAAAAAACCAGCGCTGCCAGCCCGAACTGCCGGCCAGGAAGCTGAAAGCCGCACCTGTGTTGTATGCCAGCATCCAGCTGAAATAGTCAGGAATGATGACTATCTGCTCGTACAACTCCAACCGGTTCTCGAAGTAATACTTGGTGGCCTGATCAATAATCAGAACCAGCACACTCAGCCACAACCAGCTCAGGCGCCCGAATCGGCTTGCATTAGGCATAGTGACGAACCTCGCCAGCGCCATAGATGTTATCTACGCAACGGCCGCAGATTTCCGGATGCTCAGGGTTAACCCCAACGTCTTCGCGGTGATGCCAGCAGCGGGCGCACTTGGCGTGACCTGACTTGACCACTTTCAGCTTCAAGCCGCTGACTTCGGTGACTACCGCATCGGCAGGCGCGCTGACGAACGGGGCAACGCTGGCGGTTGAGGTGATCAACACAAAGCGCAGCTCGTTGCCGAGCTTCGCCAGATCCGCGACAAGCGCATCTTCGGCGTACAGCGTCACTTCGGCCTGGAGGTTGCCGCCGATGGCTTTCGCCGCCCGCAGGTTTTCCATTTCCTTGTTCACGGCAACCTTGACCGCCATGACGCGCTCCCAGTAGGCACGGTCTAGCTCGAAGTCTTGCGGCAACTCGCTCAGACCTTCGTACCAGGTGTTAAGCATGACTGACTCATTACGCTCGCCCGGCAGGTATTGCCACAGCTCATCGGCAGTGAACGCCAGGATCGGCGCGATCCAGCGCACCAACGCTTCGGAGATTTGGAACAGCGCGGTCTGGCAAGAGCGCCTCGCCTTGCTGTCGGCGCCGGTGGTGTACTGGCGGTCCTTGATGATGTCGAGGTAGAAGCCGCCCAACTCCTGCACACAGAAGTTGTGCACCTTGGAATAGACATTCCAGAAACGATATTCGCCGTAGTGCTCTTCAAGCTCGCGCTGAAGCAGCAACGCACGGTCAACCGCCCAACGATCCAGCGCCAGCATTTCTTCGGCGGGCAGGATATCGGTGGCCGGGTTGAATCCGGTCAGGTTTGAAAGCAGGAAGCGCGCAGTGTTACGGATACGACGGTACGCATCGGCGCTGCGCTGAAGGATGGTGTCGGAAACGGCCATCTCGCCAGAGTAATCCGTCGCCGAGACCCACAGCCGCATGATGTCGGCGCCGAGGGTGTCATTGACTTTCTGCGGCGCAATCACGTTGCCCAGCGATTTGGACATCTTGCGACCGTTCTCGTCGACCGTAAAACCATGGGTCAACAGTTCACGGTACGGTGCGTGATCGTCCAGCATGCAGCCGGTCAGCAAGGATGAGTGGAACCAGCCGCGATGCTGATCCGAGCCTTCCAGATACAGATCGGCACGTGGACCACTTTCATGGCCCATTGGGTGCGAACCGCGCAGCACATGCCAGTGGGTAGTGCCGGAATCGAACCACACGTCCAGCGTGTCCGATATCTTGTCGTACTGCGGCGCTTCATCGCCCAGCAGCTCGGCGGCGTCCATCTTGAACCAGGCTTCAATGCCTTGCTGCTCAACGCGCAGCGCGACTTCT
The DNA window shown above is from Pseudomonas sp. BSw22131 and carries:
- a CDS encoding pilus assembly PilX family protein, producing MTAHFATDQRGTALIVSLVFLLLLTMLGLSSLQNATLQEKMAGSLNRRQASFQLAERVLRAGEAKVKTAGVALPRCGSVATCGPPPEALTLEHAGAGGEVVKWIAAEGGFYALQNFATTRDPVNAGPAGEDEAWVLYRVTAVAIQGDARTVLESVHTDQRRIMWRQRQ
- a CDS encoding PilW family protein, whose product is MSRRSRGFGLIELMVALTLSLVMAVALTQMFISSKDTYLSQMASANLQEDARFVLNKLAQDIRMVGTFGCLASVRDASDKGDFAGAFQNPIHWQASAQSLTLVTASVDGQQGEPVWTVRTDCAMAATAYSQGAGVGELSFPVQRHVYAFNARAADLRLNGAALISNVSAFSVLFGVADSPAQRLVSRYVEAPDNPALIRSVRITLTLSDPAQRVKEQTFSMVAALRNRLG
- the pilV gene encoding type IV pilus modification protein PilV translates to MTLKQGSDQSGMTLIEVMVALLILSVGVLGAAAVQINALKYTDSALRRTQAGFIAQDMLERMRANPDASYALAGLSQAPTSADLDNPRHQDLFDFAMNVRQMAGDTADGRISVAGDAVTVAIDWSDARGSGQNGQLETYTLSSVVSVGAGGTP
- a CDS encoding GspH/FimT family pseudopilin, producing the protein MRQSGFTLVELLVVLVLIAIIAGIALPAFNSLIESQRRQDAAQQLVSGIRMARAEAIARNQVVVIAPIKGEWSLGWTTFVDTNRNGLMDDDEPSLAERSGYRNVKVAANSKVKHSIAFDSTGGSTNSGTGNGTLFICEKGRAASQHRVILAPSGRTRIANDEVITALCG
- the ispH gene encoding 4-hydroxy-3-methylbut-2-enyl diphosphate reductase, whose product is MQIKLANPRGFCAGVDRAIEIVNRALEVFGPPIYVRHEVVHNKFVVEDLRTRGAIFVEELDQVPDDVIVIFSAHGVSQAVRTEAAGRGLKVFDATCPLVTKVHIEVARYSRDGHECILIGHAGHPEVEGTMGQYDASSGGAIYLVEDEKDVANLQVVNPEKLAFVTQTTLSMDDTSRVIDALRVRFPSIGGPRKDDICYATQNRQDAVKQLADECDVVLVVGSPNSSNSNRLRELAERMETPAYLIDGAEDMQRSWFDGVERIGITAGASAPEVLVRGVIQQLQAWGAVGADELAGREENITFSMPKELRVKSLL
- a CDS encoding FKBP-type peptidyl-prolyl cis-trans isomerase; protein product: MTDQLLTEAAAQEQRIGQNTEVTLHFALRLENGDTVDSTFDKAPATFKVGDGNLMPGFEALLFGFKAGDKRILEVLPENAFGQPNPQNVQVIARSQFQNMELSEGLLVIFNDAANTELPGVVKAFDDDQVTIDFNHPLSGKTLTFEVEIFEVKAL
- the lspA gene encoding signal peptidase II translates to MPNASRFGRLSWLWLSVLVLIIDQATKYYFENRLELYEQIVIIPDYFSWMLAYNTGAAFSFLAGSSGWQRWFFALIALVVSVVLVIWLKRLGRDDTWLAIALALVLGGALGNLYDRVAIGHVIDFIFVHWKEHGFPAFNIADSSITLGAIMLALDMFKSKKTGEPAHD